Proteins from a genomic interval of Gemmatimonadota bacterium:
- a CDS encoding AAA family ATPase, giving the protein MSEKRPFSPAELQKDLKNFLEEKYGNQVVFPQGEADGIQEGPRVEEPTEQTIDFDLKPEELEAYLNEYVVQQSEAKEVLATKICTHYNRMKLDHEDPEFSRKNVGHIKNNILLIGPTGVGKTYLIKLIAQRIGVPFVKGDATKFSETGYVGGDVEDLIRELVREANGSIEMAQYGIVYIDEIDKIASASNLVGPDVSRTGVQRNLLKLMEETDVDLKAPHDLTSQMESMMQFQRSGKVERQKINTRNILFIVSGAFSGLDDIVRKRLNLGKVGFQSGRDISHEQDHTELLQHAKTEDMIEYGFESEFVGRLPVTAVLTPLSVDDLYAILQSQTSSVILGKKRDFKAYGIDLTFDDDALRLLAEQAALEQTGARSLVSVCERALLKFEKSLPSTEIDSFRVTKNVIEDPEHALQQLLVLRGTSAFVKRFQNAYGIALTFDDEALGALAEKAAKENRTVDEVCPDLFDDYGHGLKLLGHQSYVITAEAVRQPKDYLNGLVKAFYQGEQNKA; this is encoded by the coding sequence ATGTCTGAAAAAAGACCTTTTTCTCCTGCAGAATTGCAAAAAGATCTCAAAAACTTCCTCGAGGAAAAATACGGGAATCAGGTAGTCTTTCCGCAGGGAGAAGCCGACGGGATACAGGAAGGTCCCCGCGTGGAAGAACCCACAGAACAAACCATAGATTTTGACCTCAAGCCCGAAGAGTTGGAGGCTTATCTAAACGAATATGTAGTGCAGCAATCCGAAGCAAAAGAAGTATTGGCCACCAAGATATGTACGCACTACAATCGCATGAAACTCGACCATGAAGACCCGGAATTTTCGCGCAAAAATGTGGGACACATCAAAAACAATATTCTCCTGATTGGGCCTACGGGCGTGGGCAAAACGTACTTGATCAAGCTGATCGCACAACGCATTGGCGTTCCATTTGTCAAGGGCGATGCCACAAAATTCAGCGAAACGGGATATGTGGGCGGCGATGTCGAAGACCTGATTCGAGAACTCGTGCGCGAAGCCAATGGCAGCATTGAAATGGCGCAATACGGCATCGTGTACATCGACGAAATAGACAAAATCGCGTCGGCCTCCAATCTGGTCGGTCCAGATGTATCGCGCACGGGCGTTCAGCGCAACTTGCTCAAGCTCATGGAAGAAACCGATGTCGATCTCAAAGCACCACACGACCTCACATCGCAGATGGAATCCATGATGCAATTTCAGCGCAGCGGCAAAGTAGAGCGTCAAAAAATTAACACGCGCAACATCCTGTTTATCGTAAGCGGCGCATTTAGCGGCCTTGATGACATTGTGCGGAAGCGTCTCAATCTGGGCAAAGTCGGGTTCCAATCTGGGCGCGACATATCTCACGAACAGGACCACACAGAACTTTTGCAACACGCCAAAACAGAAGACATGATCGAATACGGTTTTGAATCTGAGTTTGTGGGCCGACTGCCCGTAACAGCAGTCTTAACACCCTTGAGCGTTGACGATCTCTACGCGATTTTGCAGAGCCAGACCAGTTCGGTCATTCTGGGCAAAAAACGCGACTTCAAAGCCTACGGCATTGATCTGACTTTTGACGACGACGCCCTCAGGTTATTGGCCGAACAAGCCGCATTGGAACAAACCGGCGCGCGAAGCTTGGTCAGCGTATGTGAACGCGCATTGCTAAAATTTGAAAAATCATTGCCATCGACAGAAATCGATTCGTTTCGCGTCACGAAAAATGTGATTGAAGACCCCGAACACGCGCTTCAGCAGTTGCTGGTCTTGCGGGGCACGAGCGCGTTTGTCAAGCGCTTCCAGAACGCCTATGGTATCGCGCTCACCTTTGACGATGAAGCACTGGGCGCACTTGCCGAAAAAGCCGCAAAAGAAAATCGAACAGTTGACGAAGTGTGCCCGGATTTGTTCGATGATTACGGACACGGACTAAAGTTGTTGGGTCATCAATCCTACGTCATTACCGCAGAAGCCGTGCGCCAGCCCAAAGACTATCTCAACGGTCTGGTAAAAGCCTTCTATCAAGGAGAACAAAACAAGGCTTAA
- the murQ gene encoding N-acetylmuramic acid 6-phosphate etherase translates to MNKQVSKWAGLLTEQRNSNSTHIDRCSTVDALRLINAEDQKVARAVEGVIDDVARAVDLVVSAFQKGGRLFYVGAGTSGRLGVLDASECPPTYGVSPDLVQGVIAGGIPALTRSQEGAEDHPEDGKVALKDRGCTSDDVVMGIAASGVTPFVLGALEYARCIDAKTLFFTCNPDVVEKARADVAIVPVVEPEVITGSTRMKAGTATKLVLNMITTTAMIRLGKVYENLMVDLAPTCEKLIDRAERILEIVSDLTPGESRRALDNAQGDLKTAIVMTKRAVSIETARELLRQNDGVINRVLMD, encoded by the coding sequence ATGAATAAACAGGTCTCAAAGTGGGCTGGATTGCTCACTGAACAGCGCAATTCCAATAGCACCCATATTGATCGGTGTTCGACGGTGGATGCACTGCGCCTTATCAACGCCGAAGATCAAAAAGTAGCGCGTGCTGTTGAAGGTGTGATAGATGATGTTGCCAGAGCTGTCGATCTCGTGGTGTCGGCATTCCAAAAGGGCGGTCGTCTCTTTTATGTTGGCGCGGGAACCAGTGGTCGTCTCGGCGTTCTCGATGCGTCTGAATGCCCGCCGACCTACGGCGTGTCACCCGATCTCGTTCAGGGTGTTATCGCGGGCGGTATTCCCGCTTTGACGCGTTCACAAGAAGGCGCAGAAGACCACCCAGAAGACGGCAAAGTAGCGCTCAAAGATCGCGGCTGCACGTCCGATGATGTTGTTATGGGTATTGCGGCGAGTGGGGTGACGCCTTTTGTGCTCGGTGCGCTCGAATACGCGCGATGTATTGACGCAAAGACTTTGTTTTTTACATGCAATCCAGATGTCGTAGAAAAGGCGCGCGCAGATGTCGCAATTGTTCCTGTGGTGGAGCCAGAAGTCATTACCGGATCGACGCGCATGAAAGCGGGCACGGCAACCAAACTCGTGCTCAATATGATTACTACAACGGCGATGATTCGCCTGGGCAAGGTCTATGAAAATCTGATGGTTGACCTTGCGCCGACCTGCGAAAAACTCATAGATCGCGCCGAACGCATTTTGGAGATCGTATCTGATCTGACGCCTGGAGAAAGTCGCCGAGCACTCGACAATGCACAGGGAGATCTCAAAACGGCGATTGTCATGACAAAACGGGCTGTCTCTATAGAAACAGCCCGTGAATTACTGCGGCAAAACGACGGTGTTATCAATAGGGTTCTGATGGATTAA